Proteins encoded together in one Pelagicoccus sp. SDUM812003 window:
- a CDS encoding efflux RND transporter periplasmic adaptor subunit, producing the protein MSRWVTGLICLAVLALAAGVTTVIFFTEPTAQREGATKRTAMLVEVQTVQRGDYKPVIAAMGTVEPAEEVMLSPRVSGEVLERSPVFTPGGVAEKGEMLIRIDAADYEAALAERRSELQQAEADLNIEMGRQSIAEDDFELLGEDLNSERRSLVLREPQLQTAQARVEAAQAAVRRAELDLQRTEVKAPFDAQVLTREVTVGSQVGPGDTLGHLVGRDRYWVATAVPLSKLRWIEFGEGEDGQPAKARVRNRAAWPEGVYREGEVYQLVGTLESATRMARVLVEVPDPLGDRVVSSDKPVLMIGAFVEVLINARPIENVVRVDRDYVRQGATVWVMDEEDALRIRKVDIEFQDEQYAYVSEGLEDGDRVVTTNLATPIDGSPLRLEGEETVSDEASESGEDR; encoded by the coding sequence ATGAGTCGATGGGTGACGGGTTTGATTTGTTTGGCGGTCTTGGCCTTGGCGGCCGGGGTGACTACGGTGATCTTTTTCACCGAGCCCACCGCCCAGCGCGAGGGTGCGACTAAGCGCACCGCCATGCTGGTGGAGGTGCAAACTGTTCAGCGTGGCGACTACAAGCCCGTGATCGCGGCTATGGGCACGGTGGAGCCAGCGGAAGAGGTGATGCTCAGCCCGCGGGTAAGCGGCGAAGTGCTGGAGCGTTCGCCGGTATTCACGCCAGGTGGCGTCGCGGAGAAAGGCGAAATGCTGATTCGCATCGATGCGGCGGATTACGAAGCGGCGTTGGCGGAGCGGCGTAGCGAGTTGCAGCAGGCTGAGGCGGATTTGAACATTGAGATGGGACGGCAATCGATCGCGGAGGACGATTTCGAATTGTTGGGCGAGGACTTGAACTCGGAACGTCGTTCGCTGGTGTTGCGCGAACCGCAGCTGCAAACGGCCCAGGCTCGAGTGGAAGCGGCTCAGGCGGCGGTGCGGCGAGCGGAGCTGGACCTGCAGCGCACGGAGGTGAAGGCGCCATTTGACGCTCAGGTGCTGACGCGCGAGGTGACGGTCGGTTCGCAGGTCGGACCGGGCGACACGCTGGGTCATTTGGTGGGACGCGATCGCTATTGGGTGGCCACGGCGGTGCCGCTATCGAAGCTGCGCTGGATCGAGTTTGGCGAAGGGGAGGATGGTCAGCCAGCCAAGGCCCGCGTCCGCAACCGAGCTGCTTGGCCGGAGGGCGTTTATCGCGAGGGAGAAGTGTATCAGTTGGTGGGTACGCTGGAGTCCGCCACGCGCATGGCTCGAGTCCTGGTCGAGGTGCCGGATCCGTTGGGCGATCGAGTGGTGAGCTCGGATAAGCCCGTCTTGATGATCGGGGCCTTTGTCGAGGTGTTGATCAACGCCCGTCCTATCGAAAACGTCGTTCGAGTGGATCGCGACTACGTGCGTCAAGGCGCAACGGTTTGGGTGATGGACGAAGAGGATGCGCTTCGTATTCGGAAGGTGGATATCGAGTTTCAGGACGAGCAGTATGCCTATGTTTCCGAAGGGTTGGAGGATGGCGATCGTGTGGTGACGACCAATCTGGCTACGCCAATCGATGGCTCTCCCTTGAGGCTAGAGGGCGAGGAAACGGTTTCGGACGAGGCGTCGGAATCTGGGGAGGACCGTTAG
- a CDS encoding efflux RND transporter permease subunit: MSDEGKENESKQLGGGPIAWMARNSIAANLLMLVLIGGGIWTAFNIQKEVFPQFQLDIVEVSVSYPGAAPAEVEQGIILPIEEAVRGVQGIKELTSTAYEGSGQVSIELVSGLDRMKAFQEIDQAVNRIRTFPDDIEEPEVRLQSRQTEVMEFGLYGDVDVWTLRQLAERFRDRLLSNPSITQVEIGNVPDYVTHVEIPQARLREYGLTLGQVANLIRQSSSDVPAGAVETNAGEILLRMKERKQWAEDFAEIVVVSSEKGAVLTLGDLAEIRDGFEEAGFHSQFNQQPSVEIQIYRVGEQSPLEIAEAVSVILDEMETTLPEGVQVRIDSSNARDYQDRLSLLLENGAMAIVIVLVILALFLEYRLAFWVMMGMSISFIGGIVFLPLIGVSINMISMFGFLVALGIVVDDAIVVGENVFEYRQQGKSAMEAAVLGAKEMARPVTFSIITTLIAFVPLLYMPGTTGKFWLPLPAVVMTVLAVSLMEALFILPAHLAHMSERKRGRFTDRLHGWQQTFSKGTSRFIDKYYRGFLKVCLKHRYITLSSALGLFIIVGGYGYSGHMGMIMMPEVSADEIEAGVNLPVGTTIDQAGKVATEITNSTMRMFEEHNLFEVAEGVKTNVRGQSFIDVEIVMKPPGERDMTAREVIALWRDEIGDIEGVDQITFEAERGPGGWRQDISVDLSHSDIDVLERASTAFVERMESFEATRDVNDNYNKGKAQYDLVLREEGRNLGLTAVDVGQQVRDAFYGALALRQLRGTNEIEVRVKLPEPEREDIHHFEEFMVRTPDGVEVPLMDVVEVREGEAFTSINRRDGRRVVSVGMDVEPKRAITRVLESIDGEVLPQLRADFPGITWSFEGSQAEMRESTAALWGGFAIAMGVIYALLAIAFNSYSQPVIVMVAIPFGIIGAVIGHILLGHDLSLISVMGVIALSGVVVNDSLIMIDYANRKRGDRDAFDAIHEAGLRRFRPILLTTLTTFGGLTPIILETSRQAFYLIPMAISLGFGIVFATAIILVLVPCLYLALEDVKGLAKGDEA, encoded by the coding sequence ATGTCGGACGAGGGAAAAGAGAACGAGTCCAAGCAGCTTGGGGGCGGCCCTATCGCCTGGATGGCCCGCAACTCCATCGCCGCCAACCTGCTGATGCTGGTGCTGATTGGCGGCGGCATTTGGACGGCGTTTAACATTCAGAAGGAGGTTTTTCCGCAGTTCCAGCTGGATATTGTGGAAGTGAGCGTGAGCTATCCCGGGGCCGCTCCGGCGGAGGTGGAGCAGGGCATCATCCTGCCCATCGAGGAAGCGGTGCGAGGCGTGCAGGGAATTAAGGAGCTAACTTCGACCGCTTACGAGGGATCGGGGCAGGTGTCGATCGAGTTGGTGAGTGGACTGGATCGCATGAAGGCGTTTCAGGAAATCGACCAGGCGGTGAATCGCATTCGCACCTTTCCGGACGATATCGAGGAGCCGGAAGTGCGACTGCAGTCGCGGCAGACCGAGGTTATGGAGTTCGGATTGTATGGTGACGTCGATGTGTGGACCTTGCGCCAATTGGCGGAGCGGTTTCGCGATCGTTTGTTGAGCAACCCATCCATCACTCAGGTGGAGATCGGAAATGTGCCCGACTATGTGACGCACGTGGAGATCCCGCAGGCCCGTTTGCGCGAGTACGGGTTGACGCTGGGACAGGTGGCGAACTTGATTCGTCAATCCAGCTCCGACGTGCCGGCCGGGGCGGTGGAGACCAATGCGGGAGAGATCCTTCTGCGCATGAAGGAGCGCAAGCAGTGGGCGGAGGACTTCGCGGAAATCGTGGTGGTTTCGTCGGAGAAAGGCGCGGTGCTCACCCTGGGCGATTTGGCGGAGATCCGCGACGGGTTTGAAGAGGCGGGCTTTCATTCGCAGTTCAACCAGCAGCCATCGGTGGAAATCCAAATCTATCGTGTTGGCGAGCAGTCGCCCTTGGAAATCGCGGAAGCGGTGAGTGTGATCCTCGATGAGATGGAGACCACTTTGCCTGAGGGCGTGCAGGTGCGTATCGATAGCAGCAATGCCCGCGACTATCAGGATCGCTTGTCGCTGCTGCTGGAAAACGGGGCCATGGCGATCGTAATTGTTTTGGTGATACTGGCCCTTTTCTTGGAATACCGGTTGGCGTTTTGGGTGATGATGGGCATGTCCATTTCCTTCATCGGTGGAATTGTCTTCCTGCCTTTGATCGGAGTGAGCATCAACATGATCTCAATGTTCGGCTTCCTGGTGGCTCTCGGCATCGTGGTCGACGACGCCATCGTGGTGGGGGAAAACGTCTTCGAGTATCGGCAGCAGGGGAAGAGCGCCATGGAGGCGGCGGTGCTCGGGGCTAAGGAAATGGCGCGCCCGGTCACCTTCAGCATTATCACCACGCTGATCGCTTTTGTACCGCTGCTGTACATGCCCGGGACTACGGGAAAATTCTGGTTGCCGCTGCCTGCGGTGGTGATGACGGTGCTCGCGGTTTCTCTGATGGAGGCCTTGTTCATCCTGCCCGCTCACCTAGCTCATATGTCGGAGCGAAAGCGTGGACGTTTCACGGATCGTTTGCACGGCTGGCAGCAAACGTTTTCCAAAGGAACGAGTCGGTTTATCGACAAATACTATCGCGGCTTCTTGAAAGTGTGTTTGAAACATCGATACATCACGCTGAGCTCGGCGCTGGGGCTGTTCATCATCGTAGGGGGATATGGATACAGCGGTCACATGGGCATGATCATGATGCCGGAAGTGTCGGCTGACGAAATCGAGGCCGGGGTGAATCTACCGGTGGGTACTACCATCGATCAAGCGGGCAAGGTGGCCACGGAGATCACCAACTCTACCATGCGTATGTTCGAGGAGCACAATCTTTTCGAAGTGGCGGAAGGCGTGAAGACCAACGTGCGCGGGCAGAGCTTTATCGATGTGGAGATCGTGATGAAGCCGCCCGGAGAGCGAGACATGACGGCTCGGGAAGTGATCGCTCTGTGGCGTGATGAGATTGGCGACATCGAAGGTGTGGATCAAATCACCTTCGAGGCCGAGCGCGGGCCTGGTGGCTGGCGTCAGGACATCAGCGTGGATTTGAGTCACAGCGACATCGACGTGTTGGAGCGGGCTAGCACGGCCTTCGTGGAGCGCATGGAGAGCTTTGAAGCGACTCGGGACGTGAACGACAACTACAACAAGGGCAAAGCTCAGTATGACCTTGTATTGAGAGAAGAAGGACGAAATCTCGGTCTGACTGCGGTGGATGTGGGCCAGCAGGTTCGGGACGCGTTTTACGGGGCCTTGGCGTTGCGTCAGCTGCGTGGGACCAACGAAATCGAGGTGAGGGTGAAGTTGCCGGAGCCTGAGCGCGAAGATATTCATCACTTCGAGGAATTCATGGTGCGCACGCCTGATGGAGTTGAAGTGCCGCTGATGGATGTGGTGGAGGTGCGCGAGGGCGAGGCGTTTACCTCGATCAATCGTCGCGATGGGCGACGCGTGGTATCGGTCGGCATGGACGTGGAGCCCAAGCGAGCCATCACGCGGGTATTGGAATCGATCGATGGGGAAGTGTTGCCGCAGTTGCGGGCGGATTTTCCGGGGATTACTTGGAGTTTTGAGGGAAGCCAAGCCGAGATGAGAGAGTCGACCGCGGCTTTGTGGGGCGGTTTCGCCATCGCCATGGGTGTGATCTACGCACTACTGGCCATCGCCTTCAACAGCTACTCGCAGCCGGTGATCGTAATGGTAGCGATCCCGTTCGGCATCATCGGGGCGGTGATCGGGCACATCCTGCTGGGGCACGATCTGTCGCTGATCAGTGTAATGGGAGTGATCGCCTTGTCCGGAGTGGTGGTGAACGACTCGCTGATCATGATCGACTACGCGAATCGCAAGCGGGGCGATCGTGACGCGTTTGATGCTATCCATGAGGCTGGGCTGCGGCGTTTTCGGCCGATCTTGCTGACCACCTTGACGACCTTCGGCGGATTGACGCCCATCATCTTGGAGACCTCGCGGCAGGCGTTTTACCTGATCCCCATGGCCATTTCGCTGGGATTCGGTATCGTGTTCGCCACAGCGATCATTCTGGTGCTGGTGCCGTGCCTGTATCTGGCCTTGGAAGATGTGAAAGGGCTGGCGAAGGGCGATGAGGCGTAG
- a CDS encoding AraC family transcriptional regulator yields MPSDFAIYLPRTDEPSAWMIDILGTGFAAVGPNEAYPRDQHPEDHSFEWSRGRTLSEYQVIFIARGNGLLETENSGAIAVEAPAVFVLFPKVWHRYRPAPESGWEEHWIAFDGAYADRIRERGVLDPSSPLRQVGHAEALLGQFQLVQEEVRSEALGFRSIAASAIIQILALSTNLPLRRKEESQAIRSVIRKATFMLREHDHAAISPEEIAAKLNVGYTYFRRMFKQYTGMSPKQYHSQLRLERAKRMLLYSEMNVSQIAEALSFGSPFHFSNWFKKLCAQAPSDWRESNRPQ; encoded by the coding sequence ATGCCGAGCGACTTCGCCATCTACCTCCCGCGCACCGACGAGCCCTCGGCCTGGATGATCGACATCCTAGGGACGGGGTTCGCCGCCGTCGGTCCCAACGAAGCCTACCCGAGAGACCAACACCCCGAGGATCACAGCTTCGAGTGGAGCAGAGGTCGAACATTGTCGGAATACCAGGTCATCTTCATCGCTCGCGGAAACGGTCTGCTGGAAACGGAAAACTCGGGGGCGATAGCGGTGGAGGCTCCCGCGGTTTTCGTATTGTTTCCCAAGGTCTGGCACCGCTACCGCCCTGCTCCCGAATCGGGCTGGGAGGAGCACTGGATCGCTTTCGACGGGGCCTACGCGGACCGCATTCGAGAGCGAGGAGTGCTCGACCCCAGCTCTCCCCTTCGCCAAGTCGGACACGCGGAGGCGCTGCTCGGACAGTTTCAGCTGGTACAGGAGGAAGTTCGCAGCGAAGCGCTGGGGTTCCGATCCATCGCAGCCTCGGCAATTATACAAATACTGGCACTTTCCACAAATCTCCCCTTGCGCCGAAAGGAAGAGAGCCAAGCCATCCGCTCCGTGATCCGCAAAGCCACCTTCATGCTACGCGAGCACGACCACGCGGCCATCTCCCCAGAGGAAATCGCCGCGAAGTTGAATGTCGGATACACCTACTTTCGCCGCATGTTCAAGCAATACACTGGAATGAGTCCCAAGCAGTACCATTCCCAGCTCAGACTCGAACGAGCCAAACGCATGCTTCTCTACTCGGAAATGAACGTCAGCCAAATCGCGGAAGCCCTCTCCTTCGGCTCCCCGTTTCATTTCTCCAACTGGTTCAAAAAGCTCTGCGCCCAAGCCCCCAGCGACTGGCGCGAATCCAACAGGCCGCAGTGA
- a CDS encoding L-rhamnose isomerase: MGIVKDSVFKALDQLQIELPSWGFADTGTRFGKFFQPASAIDTADKFADAGMVNKVTGCCPSVAVHVLWDFKEGQDPKEVADMAAESGVKVGSINPNLFQDQAYKLGSFGNPDPEVREQAIQHAKDCNEIGAAVGSDLISYWFADGTNYPGQDDIRARKRRFESALKACYESMAPSQTMLVEYKPFEPAFYHTDVADWGMSYALCKKLGERAKVLVDTGHHYNAQNIEQIVAWLLDEEMLGGFHFNDRRYADDDLTLGSIDPYQIFRIFSEIHGYAAEMGKYPDVAYMVDQSHNLKPKMEAMIQTVMTAQELWAKAALVDREMLARHQLRGEIVDAENLLKGAFNSDVSGYLQDWRIGKGLEADPLIAYRKSGYAREIEEERTRRREALGLTQASSYA; encoded by the coding sequence ATTGGCATCGTGAAAGACTCCGTTTTCAAGGCTCTCGACCAGCTGCAGATCGAACTCCCTTCCTGGGGATTCGCCGATACCGGAACGCGCTTCGGCAAGTTCTTCCAACCCGCATCGGCCATCGACACCGCCGACAAGTTTGCCGACGCTGGCATGGTCAACAAGGTCACCGGCTGCTGCCCCAGCGTGGCGGTTCACGTGCTCTGGGATTTCAAGGAAGGCCAGGATCCGAAGGAAGTCGCGGACATGGCGGCTGAATCGGGAGTCAAGGTTGGCTCGATCAATCCAAACCTCTTTCAGGATCAGGCCTACAAGCTGGGTTCCTTCGGAAACCCTGACCCGGAGGTGCGCGAGCAGGCCATCCAGCACGCCAAGGATTGCAATGAGATCGGAGCCGCGGTCGGCAGCGATCTGATCTCCTATTGGTTTGCCGACGGCACCAACTACCCAGGGCAGGACGACATCCGCGCTCGCAAGCGTCGCTTCGAGTCCGCTCTGAAGGCGTGTTACGAAAGCATGGCTCCGTCGCAGACCATGCTGGTGGAGTACAAGCCGTTCGAGCCCGCCTTCTACCACACCGACGTCGCGGACTGGGGCATGTCCTACGCCCTTTGCAAGAAGCTCGGCGAGCGAGCCAAGGTGCTTGTGGACACGGGGCACCACTACAATGCCCAGAACATCGAGCAGATCGTGGCCTGGTTGCTCGACGAGGAAATGCTAGGCGGGTTCCACTTCAACGATCGCCGCTATGCGGATGACGACCTGACCCTCGGCTCCATTGATCCGTATCAGATCTTCCGGATCTTCAGCGAGATCCATGGCTATGCAGCGGAAATGGGCAAGTATCCAGATGTCGCCTACATGGTGGATCAGTCGCACAACCTGAAACCGAAGATGGAAGCTATGATCCAAACGGTCATGACCGCTCAGGAGCTTTGGGCCAAGGCGGCTCTGGTCGATCGCGAGATGCTTGCCCGTCATCAGTTGAGGGGTGAAATCGTGGATGCGGAAAACCTGCTGAAGGGAGCCTTCAATAGCGATGTTTCCGGTTATTTGCAGGACTGGCGCATCGGCAAGGGGCTGGAAGCCGATCCTCTAATCGCGTACCGAAAGAGTGGGTACGCTCGGGAAATCGAAGAGGAACGCACTCGCCGTCGCGAAGCGTTGGGCCTGACCCAGGCGAGCTCCTACGCCTAG
- a CDS encoding rhamnulokinase family protein, translated as MSEPGRKVYLAVDLGASSGRVMAGEWNDGKLSLKEVNRFKTPSVKIGRYWHWDILSIYSSVEEGLRKAVQRYGESVVSVGVDTWGVDYGLLDEEGELLANPICYRDSRTEGVSDDLHDTLSKERIYAETGIDFMFFNTLYQHAAEARDGRTAYLHADRALFLPDLINFWLSGVKATERTIASTSQMLNPKTGDWSEPLLEAVGVSRSLLGKIVEPGTRLGPIQASVQESLGSHAFEVVAAPGHDTASAFMALSGNEPDYGILSSGTWSLMGVELQEPNCSLEAMDAGLSNEIGYGRSVRFLTNICGMWLLEESLRQWRRKGQDLEYSEIAQLTREAEPMACFFDPDDPVFSSPGDMPQRIVDYCKATGQPAPSSVGQVARSIFDSLALKYRFVFEKLQRFAPRPLKGLHILGGGSRNEQLNQMTADALGVPVYAGPSEATAIGNICSQLIANKELADLASAREMVKRSFAIERFEPNKSSLYEEASKRFAKLLDRDLESTRS; from the coding sequence ATGAGTGAGCCCGGCCGAAAAGTCTATCTCGCAGTCGATCTCGGGGCCAGCAGCGGTCGCGTGATGGCTGGGGAGTGGAATGACGGCAAGCTGAGCTTGAAGGAGGTGAATCGTTTCAAGACCCCTTCCGTAAAAATCGGCAGGTATTGGCATTGGGATATTCTTAGCATCTATTCGAGCGTCGAGGAAGGGCTGCGCAAAGCGGTGCAGCGCTATGGCGAGTCCGTTGTATCCGTTGGAGTGGATACGTGGGGCGTCGACTATGGCTTGCTCGACGAGGAGGGTGAACTGCTTGCCAATCCCATCTGCTACCGGGACAGTCGAACCGAAGGCGTTTCCGACGATTTGCATGATACCTTGAGCAAGGAGAGAATCTACGCTGAAACGGGAATCGACTTCATGTTCTTCAACACGCTCTACCAGCACGCGGCGGAGGCTCGCGATGGCAGGACGGCCTACTTGCATGCGGATCGAGCTTTGTTTTTGCCTGATTTGATCAATTTTTGGCTCAGCGGAGTGAAGGCGACCGAACGCACGATCGCCAGCACGAGTCAGATGCTGAATCCGAAAACGGGCGATTGGTCGGAGCCTCTGCTGGAGGCGGTAGGTGTGTCGCGTTCGCTTTTGGGCAAGATCGTCGAGCCGGGCACGCGCTTGGGGCCGATCCAGGCTTCGGTGCAGGAATCGCTAGGCTCCCATGCCTTCGAGGTGGTGGCGGCTCCGGGGCACGACACGGCCAGCGCCTTCATGGCGCTTTCCGGAAACGAGCCGGACTACGGAATTCTCAGCTCCGGCACATGGTCCTTGATGGGGGTGGAGCTGCAAGAGCCGAACTGCTCCCTTGAAGCGATGGATGCTGGTTTGTCCAACGAAATTGGATACGGGAGATCCGTCCGCTTTTTGACCAATATCTGCGGCATGTGGCTGCTCGAGGAAAGCCTGCGCCAATGGAGACGCAAAGGTCAGGACTTGGAGTACTCGGAGATCGCCCAGCTGACTCGGGAAGCGGAGCCGATGGCTTGCTTTTTCGATCCGGACGACCCCGTCTTCTCGTCGCCTGGTGACATGCCGCAGCGCATCGTCGACTACTGCAAGGCGACCGGACAACCTGCGCCTTCGAGCGTTGGTCAGGTAGCTCGCAGCATTTTCGATAGCCTCGCTCTGAAGTATCGATTTGTATTCGAAAAACTGCAACGCTTCGCCCCGCGCCCGTTGAAAGGCCTGCACATCCTTGGGGGCGGTTCGCGCAACGAGCAGCTGAACCAGATGACGGCGGACGCGCTCGGTGTGCCGGTTTACGCTGGGCCTTCGGAAGCCACGGCCATCGGCAATATCTGCAGCCAGCTGATCGCGAACAAGGAGCTGGCGGATCTGGCTTCGGCGCGCGAAATGGTGAAGCGTTCGTTTGCCATCGAGCGTTTCGAGCCGAATAAGAGCTCCTTGTACGAAGAGGCGAGCAAGCGATTCGCTAAACTTCTCGACCGAGACCTGGAATCAACCCGCTCGTAG
- a CDS encoding (Fe-S)-binding protein: MITPTTAEKRIKFMATCLCDSFYGDVAKASYRVLEHLGCEIDFPEGQTCCGQPAHNAGDWKSARKVVEHTLEVFKGNEPVVVPSGSCAAMSRHGALLCMEGQSGEADARSMANRTWELCEFIVQGLGVGSWKGRFPKKVALHRSCHTRGTKAYESAVQLLSSIEGLELVEVGELDQCCGFGGTFSVSFPNVSKEMGQLKIEHLIANMPDCIASLDMACAMHFGGMMDRQGIKTPRLHVAQILLQALESVEK; the protein is encoded by the coding sequence ATGATCACCCCAACAACAGCGGAAAAACGTATCAAGTTTATGGCGACATGCCTGTGCGACAGCTTCTACGGCGATGTCGCCAAGGCCAGCTATCGGGTGCTGGAGCATCTCGGTTGCGAAATCGATTTCCCGGAAGGCCAGACCTGCTGTGGTCAGCCAGCGCACAACGCAGGGGATTGGAAAAGCGCCCGCAAGGTGGTCGAGCATACGCTGGAGGTTTTCAAAGGGAACGAACCGGTGGTGGTGCCGTCCGGCTCATGCGCGGCCATGTCGCGTCATGGAGCGCTGCTCTGCATGGAAGGTCAGTCTGGCGAAGCGGATGCCCGCTCCATGGCGAACCGGACTTGGGAGCTTTGCGAATTCATCGTGCAAGGGCTGGGAGTTGGTTCTTGGAAAGGGCGTTTCCCGAAAAAGGTCGCGTTGCACCGCAGTTGCCATACGCGAGGCACCAAGGCCTACGAAAGCGCGGTGCAGCTGCTCTCTTCGATAGAGGGCCTGGAGCTCGTGGAAGTGGGCGAGCTCGACCAATGCTGCGGCTTTGGCGGCACCTTTTCAGTGAGTTTTCCTAATGTATCGAAGGAGATGGGACAGTTGAAAATCGAGCACCTGATCGCGAACATGCCGGACTGTATCGCTTCTTTGGATATGGCTTGCGCCATGCATTTCGGCGGCATGATGGATCGGCAGGGAATCAAGACGCCTCGGTTGCACGTCGCCCAGATCTTGCTGCAAGCCTTGGAGAGCGTAGAAAAATAG
- a CDS encoding LutB/LldF family L-lactate oxidation iron-sulfur protein, translated as MAKLVQDIDRFVAGMKPETRASVHGSSKIKAEKRMDILAAEFDDADAVRKMAGQVKQHTLEHLADYLEQAEASLKRNGVHVHWAADGEEANRIVHDIMVQRGARKMVKSKSMVSEETELVPYLEERGMEAVETDLGEFIVQIDGDHPSHIVTPIVHKNRKEIAASFEREGLGPYTESPEELTAMARQHLRAKYLEADVGLTGANFVVAESGRIVLVTNEGNARFSMAATKTHIAMVGIEKLIPRDSDLPLFLSLLARSATGQRLTVYTQFIGGPKAESQQEGPEETHVVFLDNGRSKVLESNCREILRCIRCGACMNICPVYRQVSGHAYRHVYPGPVGAVLSPLLNRGGFSELADLPKASSLCGACQEVCPVDIPIPDLLVRLRNKGKEEHSPRTSIDTPGFGAWAMAASSPLVWKAGLTAGHAMNLTPKSLLNIHPSAKAWQKNHDLPPFEGGEFRSWLKHDAKSQGKENSK; from the coding sequence ATGGCGAAACTAGTTCAGGATATCGATCGATTTGTCGCGGGCATGAAGCCCGAAACCCGCGCCTCGGTGCACGGCTCCTCCAAGATCAAGGCCGAGAAGCGCATGGACATCCTCGCCGCGGAGTTCGATGATGCGGATGCGGTACGCAAGATGGCCGGGCAGGTGAAGCAGCACACGCTGGAGCACCTCGCGGACTATTTGGAGCAAGCGGAAGCGTCCTTAAAACGCAATGGAGTCCACGTGCATTGGGCGGCCGATGGCGAAGAGGCTAACCGGATCGTGCACGATATCATGGTGCAGCGCGGCGCCAGAAAAATGGTCAAATCCAAGAGCATGGTGAGCGAGGAAACCGAGCTGGTGCCATACTTGGAAGAGCGCGGCATGGAAGCGGTAGAAACCGACCTCGGCGAGTTCATCGTGCAGATCGATGGGGATCATCCCAGCCACATCGTGACACCGATCGTTCACAAGAACCGCAAGGAGATCGCCGCCAGTTTCGAGCGCGAAGGGCTCGGGCCCTATACCGAAAGTCCCGAGGAGCTGACCGCCATGGCTCGCCAGCACTTGCGGGCGAAGTACTTGGAGGCGGACGTCGGGTTGACGGGGGCTAACTTCGTAGTGGCGGAGTCAGGACGCATCGTTCTGGTGACCAACGAAGGCAACGCACGCTTCAGCATGGCCGCCACCAAGACGCATATCGCCATGGTGGGCATCGAGAAGCTTATCCCGAGGGATAGCGATCTGCCACTGTTTCTCTCTCTGCTCGCCCGCTCGGCCACCGGTCAGCGACTGACCGTCTACACTCAGTTCATCGGCGGCCCGAAAGCGGAGTCGCAGCAGGAGGGGCCCGAGGAAACGCACGTAGTTTTCCTGGACAATGGGCGTAGCAAGGTGCTGGAGAGCAACTGCAGGGAAATCCTGCGCTGCATCCGCTGCGGCGCGTGCATGAACATTTGCCCCGTTTATCGACAGGTCAGCGGGCACGCCTATCGCCACGTTTATCCCGGGCCTGTTGGGGCGGTGCTCAGTCCCTTGCTCAATCGCGGAGGCTTTTCGGAGCTGGCGGATCTTCCCAAGGCATCCAGCCTTTGCGGAGCCTGCCAGGAGGTTTGTCCGGTCGATATTCCGATTCCCGATCTGCTGGTTCGTTTGCGCAACAAGGGAAAAGAGGAGCATTCTCCTCGCACCAGCATCGACACGCCAGGCTTTGGAGCATGGGCCATGGCGGCGAGCTCTCCCTTGGTCTGGAAGGCTGGCTTGACCGCCGGACACGCCATGAACCTGACGCCGAAGTCGCTTTTGAACATTCACCCGTCCGCCAAAGCGTGGCAAAAGAACCACGACCTGCCGCCGTTTGAGGGGGGCGAGTTTCGTTCCTGGCTGAAGCATGATGCGAAGTCGCAAGGGAAGGAGAACTCCAAATGA
- a CDS encoding LUD domain-containing protein, whose amino-acid sequence MSETRNQLLSKVRKITEALPDRTPLPDTREVAALKSRLVPNANDEATLAATFAKRWKEASGLLLESVADLKTFLKAENVGDGYIDPSVLPMLGIEELAGARTEYDRARVDAIQFGITRASLGVAETGTVVLKDRVTSNRLAALAPWVHIAVLKKSEIVATLGDAVAQFGDDPSIVFVTGPSKTADIEGILIEGVHGPGRQAVLLV is encoded by the coding sequence ATGAGCGAAACGAGAAACCAGCTGCTTTCGAAAGTTCGAAAGATAACCGAGGCTCTTCCCGATCGTACCCCTTTGCCGGATACGCGCGAGGTAGCCGCTCTGAAGAGTAGGCTTGTCCCGAATGCGAACGACGAGGCGACGCTGGCGGCCACATTCGCAAAGCGTTGGAAGGAAGCCAGCGGCTTGCTGCTGGAGAGCGTGGCGGACTTGAAGACGTTTTTAAAAGCGGAAAACGTGGGCGACGGCTATATCGATCCATCCGTCCTCCCGATGCTAGGCATTGAGGAGCTGGCGGGTGCGAGAACGGAATACGACCGAGCCCGCGTCGATGCGATCCAGTTTGGAATCACTCGAGCCAGCTTGGGTGTCGCCGAGACCGGCACTGTCGTTTTGAAGGATCGCGTCACCAGCAATCGTCTGGCGGCGCTGGCTCCTTGGGTGCACATCGCGGTGCTGAAGAAGTCCGAAATCGTAGCGACGCTAGGTGACGCGGTGGCCCAATTCGGAGACGATCCCTCCATCGTGTTCGTGACGGGGCCAAGCAAAACCGCCGACATCGAAGGCATTCTGATCGAAGGCGTGCACGGTCCCGGCCGCCAAGCAGTTCTGTTGGTTTAA